One Vicia villosa cultivar HV-30 ecotype Madison, WI linkage group LG5, Vvil1.0, whole genome shotgun sequence genomic window, TGCCCATCTTGATTTTAGTTTTTAGTACTTTGAGTTCAGTGCATCCCAAAAGGCTACTTATATCCCAACAATTATTCTTCCATACCCCAACAATTATTCTCATACCCTACCATTCATTCAATTTGACTAAAATATCCTTAAATAAGTCATTGATGTTTGGAAAAAAATtacctttttgaaaaaaataaataataattcatACATTTACGGAAGACTTTAATTATGGTATTCAggtaacataaaaaaaaaaaacgacttTAGGCAACACAAAAAAAAACGTTGCCTAAAGTGATTGTCTACACATTTTGTTCTACAAAATATACATTCCAACACGCTTTGTTTTACAAAATATATCACTTTAGTCCTAAagtctaaaatttaaaaaaaaaaaaaaactaaatctccATAACACTTCaataaaattgtttgaaaataaCCGGAACACATTAATTAAATGTGTTGGTAAGCAATTTGAAAATTACCGAAACACattaatttatttgtaaattaaaatttgattaccaaaacatttttttcaaGTGTTTTGGTACataaaagataattaaaaaaaatagtacattaaaaaattaaaatttaactatCAAAGTTTTTTTGTCAAGTGTTCCGATAAATTAATGTAGGGatacaaaaaatttcaatttaaaaaaaattaataataaataagaaagatataattgaaatattttgataaatgttGGAATATAGGAATAATAGTAGGGCTACCCCATAAAATCTTAAATATATGGCATATTTATATCCTTATATCTAGGGCTGGTCATGGTATGGTTAATTGAAAAATTAAACTGGATCGAACCGAAccataataaaaatttatatgaaCTGAACCGAACCGTTTAAATTTGTTCAGAACCGAACTGAACCAAATAATTGGTTTAGTATACCGGTTATAAATTCTGAACCGTACCGAACCGTTAAGaaacaatattttaaaagaaCCGTTTCTTAGactgttatatttttttattagaaaatcaTTACTGTTTTTATAAGTATTCTTTTTACATAATTTGTATCATTAagatacaaaattaaaaattaaacaagttaaatgtttttttattttaataagcaattgattgaaagttcgcactaggggtgcaacccttacaaacacGAAAAGACACTAGAAAAAGGAAGAAGCCGATAAGGGAAATTTAaaccattcataataaataaatgttACCGTAAATCATATTGCTCAACTcaagttttaaataattttttcaaagcAACCAgtaaatgacatttttatatatACTATTTCATTGTAAAATGTATACCGTTTCATTAAAACAAGTTAAATGTTACTTCATTGATATATAAAAAAAGCATTGTTATCACATTTAACTTTCAATTTGTCAAGAAATTTATACTGTTCATTGTCTGTTACTGATCCCAAAAATTTAAAAGTTCTACGTATGCATCAGTATCGCCAgcaatgaaattttttatttaattgattgaatctttagattatttttatacttatcaacgttaaaaaaattaaatattattaactgttaaaaatgttaattttctaagaaattaattttttatatttaaaataaattaattgctAAAAAAACTGAACCAAAGTTAACATAAGTCAAGTAATACCATATAATATAGTTAATTATAGTTCGGTTCGGTTCGGATTTGATTAATTATGGTTCAGTTTGGTTATCAAACCATTAAATAAATTATGGTTCACTTCATTAACCAAAGAaaatggttcagttcattaaccaAAGAAAATAGTTCAGTAATTTAACCACGGTTCAGTTCAGTATGATAGTTCGGTTCAGCTCTATAGATTTTTTGAACAGCCCTACTTATTATATCTAAAATGAAAAGTGCAGCCCAATCCATTCTTTCTCTAACCTAGGTATAAATATGTTTCTTCCTCTGAATCCCCACGTACTGCCGTTCAATATTTGTAAAAGTTATCAAACTATTGAATTCAACACATTCATGTCATCTCAATATCGTATCAAGACCACCGGTTAGtacttatttattcttttttttttctttcttttctatcGTATTGTTTAGAAATAAATCTCCTAACATTGTCATTGTTTTGATCCTACAAAAGATAATGGTCAGCTTGCTCAACTTCCATGGGATGTGCTTGATATCATTTGCAAAGCACTGGATTTCGACGACCTCTTTTCGTTTTCGGGTGTTTGCATGAATTGGAGGACTTTTCATAAATCAACTTTCTTGTCGTCCAAGGAACCATTGCTTGTTCGTTTTACTATTAACAATCGTATATCTGCTGACTCGCATTCCTTTATTAGCATACCCAATCAAAAAGTttataatttgaacatgatgagtTACTTCCAATACCCCAACTGTGTCTATGTTAGAGTTTCCAGCGGATATTTCATCTTTGCccataaaaataattcatttatgCTATTCAATCCATTTACAAGAAAAAAAATGGTGATAAAAAATGCTACCTTTTCGGTTAATTATATAATATCTCTCCAATACGAAGCCTTGCTTGCTTTTGAGAAATGCTCTGAGGAATTTGTCTTGCTGGTTCTATGCAAAGATTCTAGGTCTTTGTATGTCTATCAATCTCGACACTATGGTTGGTTTACTTATTCAACATTAAATCTAGAGGTTGAAGTTGAACCCGAAGCGGTAGTTGACTTTGTGGTTTTcaataatataatatatgttGTCACTAACCGTGGCAATATCGGTGCGCTAAACTTGAATTCTAGAAATATTAAATTTCTAAACCTCAAGAATGCTCCTGATAAAGTTCCTTATACAAATCTCTGGAAAATATCCTTTAAGTTGGTTAATTGTGATGAGCAACTTTTAATGTTTGATTGTCGATGGTACGAAAAGGTTGTTTACAAGATAGACTTGTCAAGCATGAATTATGTTAAGATGGAAAGTTTGGGTGACATTGCATTATTCTATGTTTTTCCGTATAACTTTCGGGCGTTGAGCAACCCCAAGAGATTTGGGTATGAAAGTAATTATGTGTATGAAGTTAGAGGGAAAACCCATTGTACTATGTATGAATGGAATGTTCATAAACCAATAGAAATATACCCACATACTAGTGGACAAGGTTCTGTTGatgaattttatatttttgattgGTGTTTTAGACATATAAAATATCAAGTTGATTATTCTTTAGTTAGTTGAATAATTGTTATTTGTGTTGGGAGTTTTTATGTTTTCAGACTTGTAATGCTTAATGATAAACCAAGTATTGTAtttatagataataataataataatgttttgttgtttttgttttcttatataataaatattatatgttttgCATTTTGAGTAATCCAATATATTCCTGTAATCAATATCATAATTGCAATTTCTAAGCTTTCATAACAAATATTTGCAGCTGAAATAATGTATTTCAATGGTATAGCAAAAAAATTTTAAGCTTTCATAACAAATTTCTAAGCTTTCATAACAAATTTCTAAGCTTTCATAACAAATATTTGCAGCTAAAACCCAAGTGGAAAActaaaatttacttaaaaaatgtAGTTTTAGTCAGGACACATTGTGTAAATTAGTTGCAATGTTGCTTTAATCTTATAAGCAGCAGTTGCTCTGGTCGCGGTGGCGCTGAAATATTCGACTCAGCTTGTGGCGACTTTGGAGCAGGAATGAGTCTGGGCTCGGGTGAGTATTTCAAATTAGACTGTTAAAAGAGTTTATTTTCTCATCAATTATATTATGAGACTTTTAAGTTTTTTCTTTCGTTTTTAGGCAGTAACCATGTGTATACAAGTACTTATTGCTACTGGTATTATAGTCTCCTCCTAACTCATTTATGCTTTCTCTTTTTTTGTGAATGTTAGAGCTTCGAGGAGGCATGTTGGAATTTTACATGTAAAGGTTCTGCTGAGACCAGGACCTTGTGACCATGCTAGAACCCTGAACTTGAATTTATGCTCGAGTTATATATTGTTGTCGCAATTGGTGGTTCTATTTTTTATCTGGTTATCAAGCCTACAAGGCTTAAACATCAAAGGTCCAATGAGACTAGAACgggtttttaatttgaattttttatcgTGTTAGACTTGTCCTGCTAGAGTTTCTGAGTTTTGAGATTAGGTGTGATGAACATATATATCTTTATTAGCAGGGAGGAAAATCAGGACCTATTTTTCATCTAAAACATAGTCAAATTTCAGCTGTAGTTATAACCTCACCAAAGTTAGCAAAAGAAATATTAAAACTCatgatgttgtttttgctaatagGCCCATATTTCCGGGGCAGTTTATATAATTTGTGTTAATAAAACTTATAGGTTTGGGGCCACAATTAGCGGCCGCTACCACTGTTTTTTTCGTCTGCAGCTTACAGAGCAATATCGTCGCGCCGAAACCTACCCCACCGTGCTATTTTGCTATAATGGAAGAGGAAGACCTAGAAAGACTatagagaagttattaagaaagattttgagaTTAATGATTTGGATTGAAACATGGTcctggatagaacattatgacaAAAATTGATCCATGTAGCTGATCCTACTTAGTGGGATAAAGTTTGGATGTTGTTGCATCCTTCAAAATCATGAGTTCAAAACTGCGGATGAATGGCCATGTTGATGGTGTGTAATTTTGTAAGTAACTATGCAAGGTCTCTTTAAACTTTAAGGTTTTTAGGAACCCTGATGGGTTCTTGAGAGCAGTTAGTTAACTTAAACTTTTCATTATTTTAAGGTGTTGTCAATTGCAGGGGAAAATTGAAGTTTTTTCAAGTTCTGCTTGCATGGTGCTAGAGCTCTAGCACAACTATAGTAGCTATTTGACAACTTTTATTATTTAAACAGAATGTACGTAGTTATATTTGTCATGCGTGACCCAatctttattaataaattattgagGTGTGATGCAAATGATAGATAGGGTGTGTGGCGCCAACCTTCTGGGATTACTTATTTCTAAAGTGATGCTTTTGCATTCCTGTCCATTGCCTTTCTTTTGTGTGATGAAATTAAAGTTGAGTTCTGGAAACAAGTCAACAACTAAAATTCATGGTATGATACTGttatctttttcttgttttgaaacTTCGGTGTTGTTTGTTTGGGTTGTAATGAATGGAAACAGGCCGTAAGTTTTGTTTTTGTCGAGGAATATTGTTTTTGATTCTCTTGCTGTGTATGTGCATGGCTAATACAAACATATCTCATTGTGTCGTTTGTGTTAGTGTGAGACTGTGTTTTGATTTGGCTGAAATCGTAACGTCGTAAACGTCAAAGATGGTTTTTATGAAATTTGTATTTAGTGAGAATTATTTAGTTACCCATGTGAGATACGCATACGTCATAGTTGGTTTTTATGAGTTTTGTATTTAGCGAGGGAAATAGTTAGTTATCCATGCGAGATACGGATCTCTTTTGTTTTCTCGCGCTTTGTAATTGGCactgtttgcatgcattcattgGAATTAAAACCAAATAATTATGTTTAATACAGGATATAGCTTGAGCAATGATTCATTGAGCTTTAGGCAGTAGCACTTCACACACACTGCTAgttttatttgacattttatttagtctaatgtttttttaaattttatagtgGGAATATTACGTCAATTAAATGGTAACGTTTTATTAAGTCGGGTGTTATTTAGCTGTCTCTCCTTTCTTTTGTGTCGGTGAGTTAAAGGTGAGTTTCGAAAACAGCTTAAATTCATGGCATGATTGAGTGTgatgttttttcttttattttgaaattttcttgtTGTTTGGGGTGTTCAAATTTCAATGGAATCGAAACAATTGGCAGGCTTCTTTTCAGAAAAAAGTTGTTTTTGACTCTCTAGTGTATGTGTGGCTAATGGTTAATACTAAATATAAACAAAGTCTGATTGTGGCATTAGTTTGAAAATGCATTTTGGTTTGGCTGGAGTTCAGTTATaatgctttatatttcataaatagttatggttgttatagtatttgtttagtaAGGGAACTGGTTTGTTACCCATTTTTGTTTTCACTCGTTTTGTAGTGGCACTATTAAACAAATAGCTACGTTGTTAAGCTTGGGTAGCGTTGCGTATCACCAACCCCCTAAAATGCTATATAGCGGATAGCGGGATAAAAACCAGTGTACAAAGTAAacataaatactaaaaaatacacaaaatgaAAGAGATCACATACTTAACAGTTAAAAGAATCTAAAGTATACTATAGAGTAATAAAACTTAAGGAGCGAAGAAGAATAAAACAAAATTGAATTAATActaagaagaagagaagaacgaTTATTTAAGAGAATCAAGAACATAACTTTACTCTTCAAGGGGATAGGATTGAAATTTATACCCTTAAAAAAACAAcatttagaaaaaataatttgAGGAATTTATCCCCAAAATTCTAAGAGGGGGCGCAAATTAGCGGCTGTGATATCGGTTTGGGACCGCAATTAGCGGCCGCTACGACTGCTTTTGTCGTCTGCGGCTTGCAGACCAATATCGTCTCGCGGAAAGCTACCCCGCCATGCTATTTTGCTGTAATGGTGATATAGCTTGCTATTGACAACATACACAAATAGCATACAATATCGTTACAACTGAATAATTGAGTTTTATATAAATGGATATACTGACATCCTTTTCCCTTCCCCCTCGAATCATTTTACCCAAACATACAGTGGGAAATCTCATATCTGCCAGTATTTAAATAAAT contains:
- the LOC131604132 gene encoding uncharacterized protein LOC131604132, coding for MVFGNSDQTVNAQTLAELTSTEDNNEVIILVCLLEQLAEEDNGQLAQLPWDVLDIICKALDFDDLFSFSGVCMNWRTFHKSTFLSSKEPLLVRFTINNRISADSHSFISIPNQKVYNLNMMSYFQYPNCVYVRVSSGYFIFAHKNNSFMLFNPFTRKKMVIKNATFSVNYIISLQYEALLAFEKCSEEFVLLVLCKDSRSLYVYQSRHYGWFTYSTLNLEVEVEPEAVVDFVVFNNIIYVVTNRGNIGALNLNSRNIKFLNLKNAPDKVPYTNLWKISFKLVNCDEQLLMFDCRWYEKVVYKIDLSSMNYVKMESLGDIALFYVFPYNFRALSNPKRFGYESNYVYEVRGKTHCTMYEWNVHKPIEIYPHTSGQGSVDEFYIFDWCFRHIKYQVDYSLVS